The Fretibacterium sp. OH1220_COT-178 genomic interval TCGTCCTTGAAGGTCAAAAGATATGGTTTTTTGGGGTCGGATGAGTAATAACAGTCCGCGCTCCCAATCTCGTTGTTGGTGCTATCCACATCTCTCCCATAACGTGAATAGTTGATATCCGAAATTTCATTATAAGGCCGCGCTCCCGAGCCATAAGTACATTCCCTCAGCAATTCCGCTCTTTGCGCGTCCGTACGGCCATCATCCGACAACGGCATGATGCCTTTGGGAGAAAAGACCATTGGCGACCCCGTATCCAGCAGAAACAGTACATTGGGCGGGGGAACGCGCACAGGTGCGATCACGGAATAATCAGCCTTGAGAAAAGTCTTGGGTGAAACAGCTGCCTGAGCTCCGCTGCCCCACCCTATGAACAACATCATCCACAAGCAAAGACAACATTTCTTTCTTGGGGAAAGGGATTGATCACGAAAAAAAACGGAAAAGAATCCCATAGAAAGACCTCCTAATCTCCACTATCAAGAAAACGAGCCACATTCATTCTACCGTGTAGCAACGTTTCTACAGAAAATGAGCATTCACACACCTACAGCTCTTTACCCTCTTCACTTCGTAGGAGGAATGGTCATAAAAAACATCTCCTCCGTCTGCCGCACAGGCTCCGCCAATCCCTCGCGGAACAGCCTCACTCGAATCAGATAGGCACCAAAATGTTTGTAGAATTGAGCGGGCAAAGCGTCCCCCGAAACAGTCTTCGTGCTGGGATCCACGATTTCCACTCCTTCCATGCTCCAAGCATCCTGCCCCCCACTATCAGCGAGGCGGGCTGAGGGACTCAAGGAGGGAGGAGCGTCCACAGTGGGGATAAAGCGAAGGTCATCGACCCGATAATTGGCATCATAGACTTGAAGCGTCATCCAACGACGAAAATTTCGATCATTGGACAAAAGAATATCCCGGCTGAGAGCCTCTTCTACGGGCTTGGGCATGCAAACCTGCAGATCGTTCAGGGAACGAATTAAAAAATAGTCGTCCGAGGTGCCGCCCCGCCCATGAAGCACAATCCTCCTACCCGAAACATCGTCACTCCGCCGATAATTCTCGTTCACGATGAATCCTTTAGCCGACTCTATAACTTGATTGACTTGAATCTGTTCCTCGTAGTCCTTACGGTTTACAAGGTCCGTTGTGTACATGGAGTTGGCCAAAGCAAAAATACCTATGGAAAGAGCGGCGCCCAGTAGGATAATAATCAAGGCCGTCACCAAAATAAACCCGGAACGCTTTTGCGATGTTATTCTTTGTCGCGATTTCATTCCTGTGCTCAATTGCGTATCCTCCAGGTCATGCTCTCCACCAAAATACGGTGCCTTCCATCCCCAATTTCAGGAGCGCTGCTGGGCCAGCCCGGGGGGCGTTTCCCCGACGCATATCGGGAGTCGTTATGAACGCCTAACACTGCAAGATCCAAAGTCAGCAAACGTTCTCCCGGATAGAAGCGAAACCAAGCACCAGCGACGCCACGCGCCAAAACTCTCTGCCGACTCGGTTTTGCCTGAGGTGGAGCTTCGTAAAGCTCCTGAACGAGGTCTCCTGAAAGCACTCGAAGACGTGCTGCTCGAACATGGTGCACCTCCTCGAATCCGTAAAGGACGCCTCCTAAATAATTTTTATTTTTGAGGGCTCCAGGCGCAACGATTGCCGTTGTTTGTTCCGTAGCGTTAGACTTGACCCAAATGGGGACGCCAAAACTGGGAAAGGTCAGCCACCCCCCTGTCTTGACAAGACTTGGCAACCCACCGCCCAAGTTTTTTTTCAACTGAAGAGTATCCCCTCCCCAATAGCCTATATCCTGAGAGATCCAAGACATATACACGATCTCATCTTTCAACGCTGCATCTGGAATTTTTTTGGGTTTCGCCATCAATGCCCCAAAATCAGAACTGACAAGCACACCGGTCGGAATCGACCAAGCGTAATAAAGTTCTTTTCCCGAAAAACACCCATCTGCCAAAGTCGTAACCCACTTCGAGGAATCAGTAATTTCTCCATTGGTTACGGTAATAGGCCCGCCCCAGCCAGCCCCTCCCATCAGGGACATGACAGAACCTACAGGAGCATCGTCATGAGAGGCGAAAGCCGCAACAAAAGACCCCATTG includes:
- a CDS encoding PulJ/GspJ family protein, which produces MRRRAFTLTEVLLAMIVVGIVGAALTAALFSFLNSYNQTEDYTKAREEIESAFQVLSSQFSNVGLGMPNNTIARGSMGSFVAAFASHDDAPVGSVMSLMGGAGWGGPITVTNGEITDSSKWVTTLADGCFSGKELYYAWSIPTGVLVSSDFGALMAKPKKIPDAALKDEIVYMSWISQDIGYWGGDTLQLKKNLGGGLPSLVKTGGWLTFPSFGVPIWVKSNATEQTTAIVAPGALKNKNYLGGVLYGFEEVHHVRAARLRVLSGDLVQELYEAPPQAKPSRQRVLARGVAGAWFRFYPGERLLTLDLAVLGVHNDSRYASGKRPPGWPSSAPEIGDGRHRILVESMTWRIRN